The genomic region GGGAACAGGAAGGTCGGCGTGTCCGTGTTGCCGTACCAGCCGGCCAGGTTCGCCGCCACGACGAAGGTGGCGGCGGCGAAGCCGAACAGGCCCAGGATCGAGGGCGCGGCGACCGGCTGCAACGAGATCTGTGCGTGGTTCCGCCAGAATTCGAACTCGCCGTCCTGGGACGGCGCGTGGCCCATGCGTGACATGCGAGCCTCCTCCCGGCGGCGGGCCTGCCGGCCCGCCGAGCAGTAGCCGCGCCTACCCGGTGCGGGGCCGCCCACACCTGGCGCCGGCCGGCGGCAGCCCTCCGAGCGATGGTCGGTGCGGCGCGGCGGCGGTGGCCGGGAGCGGGTGGGTCACTCCACCCAGTCGAGGGTGCGCTGCACCGCCTTGTGCCAGTTGCGCAGCTCCCGGTCGCGGTGCGCCGGATCCATCCCCGGCGTCCATTCGGCGTCAGAGCGCCACTGCGCGCGCAGGGTGGCCAGGTCGGTCCAGAAGCCGACCGCCAGGCCGGCCGCGTACGCCGCGCCGAGGCAGGTGGTCTCGGTGATCCGGGAGCGGACCACCGGCACGTCGAGCACGTCGGCGAGGAACTGCATCAGCAGCTGGTTGCCGGTCATCCCGCCGTCCACCCGGAGCCGGCGTAGCGCCACGTCCGAGTCGGCGTTCATCGCGTCGACCACCTCGCGGGTCTGCCAGGCCGAGGCCTCCAGCACCGCCCGGGCCAGATGCCCCTTGGTGATGTAGCCGGTCAGCCCGGCGATCACCCCGCGCGCGTCGCTGCGCCAGTGCGGCGCGAAGAGCCCGGAGAAGGCGGGCACCACGTAGCAGCCGCCGTTGTCGTCGACGGAACGGGCAAGCTCCTCCACCTCGGGCGCGGTCGAGATCAGGCCGAGGTTGTCCCGCAGCCACTGGACCAGCGAGCCGGTCACCGCGATCGCGCCCTCCAGCGCGTACGCGGCCGGCTGCCCGGCGATCCGGTAGGCGACCGTGGTGAGCAGGCCGTGCGACGACGCGACCGGGCTGGCCCCGGTGTTGAGCAGCAGGAAGCTGCCGGTGCCGTACGTGCACTTCGCCTCGCCGGGCTGGAAGCAGGTCTGCCCGAACAGGGCCGCCTGCTGGTCGCCGAGCGCGCTGGCCACCGGCACGCCGGCGAGCACCCCGGTGGCCGTCCCGTAGACCTCGGCGGAGCCGCGGATCTCCGGCAGCATCGCGGCCGGCACGCCCATCGCGTCGAGCAGGTCGGCGTCCCAGTCCAGC from Micromonospora sp. WMMD812 harbors:
- the glpK gene encoding glycerol kinase GlpK; protein product: MTGQYVAAIDQGTTSSRCIVFDRAGEIVSVAQREHRQIFPRPGWVEHDAEEIWANVEQVVREALDAAGTDAAGLAAVGITNQRETTVVWDRVTGRPVANAIVWQDTRTGPQLRELDRAYGEERIRARTGLPLATYFAGPKLRWLLEHVDGLRARAEAGEVLFGTMDSWLIWKLTGRHVTDVTNASRTMLMDLGTLDWDADLLDAMGVPAAMLPEIRGSAEVYGTATGVLAGVPVASALGDQQAALFGQTCFQPGEAKCTYGTGSFLLLNTGASPVASSHGLLTTVAYRIAGQPAAYALEGAIAVTGSLVQWLRDNLGLISTAPEVEELARSVDDNGGCYVVPAFSGLFAPHWRSDARGVIAGLTGYITKGHLARAVLEASAWQTREVVDAMNADSDVALRRLRVDGGMTGNQLLMQFLADVLDVPVVRSRITETTCLGAAYAAGLAVGFWTDLATLRAQWRSDAEWTPGMDPAHRDRELRNWHKAVQRTLDWVE